One segment of Leptidea sinapis chromosome 33, ilLepSina1.1, whole genome shotgun sequence DNA contains the following:
- the LOC126974653 gene encoding uncharacterized protein LOC126974653 isoform X1, with amino-acid sequence MNARARVALVCACVCVCAGVVADAKQMSETLQRALSAVRGPSPGAKKLLNIPDDGADPLPGKHVPLESYESELEREHALPTSVPNADILKTNSNPTYHKPRPPAHHGASLLAGLGAAPSYAPPGRTLITPPLPPQYRNPFADRPTLRGTNTDGNSYVNRRPIPPPSLGAGHERIPIRPPGQETSSPQVPAPPPAPPAPPVPPVGLEPQKKKALNTPSHKPDELEIEKHGTDQANFTDFVPNSLNIPTISRILSGSNGRKEDIPDVLLRTVTAKPHHSQEKTSKNDIYVTKDSSVTLSDSSRDASTEGALAVLDPEMNNLDRPLIIDQNGETNTKRNLQYATNRSDRNDSRKEYTPATTVGFVLKDPEMSTERYHNLANVNSDKKILKQDTKSPGLVQRPGVTWPFAWNVHIYLATVMFTILAVYSIFKIICYNKFTHLFTQYYFIILHLILVFVCLMRIFYMCYDPYNINNSLPVFISEILLHIPEIFLSIAFTSTILFLLTNSINFKTTCCAFLFRSRTVMIGGGLHLLSCIMLHIFESNSTVYRNSQGVERRVLGVTCQIIFIIACLTLGLCYLYVYRMLKAVLQKKSHTYIHGFQNLYQAIHINLATALLFVLMAALQIFGIFSINHVNMTKFDWLQWGYQFSLRLIEISVVALISWVISLKVGIVASLQHEKADGQKISGLGLFPCAGGSSNEQFESDYPAICNTNTNLHTYTLRTGKPIYEGAGHHPNVSDQCCGPVDHPRFQLNTLAPGCDNASGTENYSGHSSIGNAGHSSSTESSNATSSQGVTNHLIKHHPSVAYNGIECASDDHYSNCDPAMQSLQGDDPLDHEYNVIQYGSNSDFIRDIKNQNYTSASNRSSHNFKHMSYDRVSSRTNSNPRKKHRPKNKNVQNCMTMGYEPSVSHHYHQPHLPDEYGNYNAEGASYHASGIQTLNPNRSYEVRSSQRRNSPSASIVNSSGSQKRGKGNGFPDRPKSTDLYGFEEDPNERSYPVGSPQPAPRNCYEYSQPQDDIGPNEPAGTMLVAQDGFVRFRPLEDGPSQT; translated from the exons GCCGCCGGCGCACCACGGCGCGTCGCTCCTGGCCGGTCTGGGCGCTGCGCCCTCGTACGCCCCGCCCGGCCGGACGCTCATCACACCGCCGCTGCCGCCCCAGTACCGCAACCCCTTCGCGGACCGCCCCACGCTCAGAG GCACCAACACAGATGGCAACAGTTACGTAAACCGGCGCCCCATTCCTCCGCCTTCCCTCGGCGCCGGACACGAGAGGATACCCATCAGACCTCCAGGACAG GAAACCTCGTCGCCGCAAGTGCCGGCCCCTCCCCCCGCACCGCCCGCGCCACCTGTCCCTCCGGTGGGACTTGAACCGCAGAAGAAAAAAGCTTTAAACACCCCCAGCCACAAG CCGGATGAACTGGAGATTGAGAAGCATGGAACTGATCAGGCTAACTTTACGGACTTCGTGCCCAATTCTCTCAACATCCCCACGATATCCAGGATACTCTCCGGCTCCAACGGCAGGAAGGAAGATATCCCGGACGTGCTCCTCAGAACTGTCACCGCCAAACCTCATCACAGTCAGGAGAAAACATCCAAGAACGATATATACGTCACTAAAGATTCTAGTGTCACTCTTAGTGATTCCAGTAGAGACGCGTCTACCGAAGGCGCGCTGGCTGTTCTAGATCCCGAGATGAATAATTTAGATAGGCCGCTCATTATAGATCAGAATGGTGAAACAAACACCAAAAGGAACTTACAATATGCGACCAACAGGTCAGATAGAAATGATAGTAGGAAAGAGTACACGCCGGCGACGACAGTGGGTTTCGTACTAAAAGACCCAGAAATGTCCACGGAGAGGTACCACAACTTGGCTAATGTGAATTCAgataaaaagatattaaaacaAGATACGAAAAGTCCAGGACTGGTTCAGAGGCCGGGAGTGACGTGGCCTTTCGCTTGGAACGTGCACATATACCTGGCCACGGTGATGTTTACGATACTCGCGGTGTATTCTATATTTAAGATTATCTGCTATAATAAGTTCACGCATCTCTTCACGCAGtactatttcataatattacatttgattttGGTGTTCGTCTGTCTCATGAGGATATTCTACATGTGCTACGAcccttataatattaataattcactGCCGGTGTTCATAAGTGAAATTCTATTGCACATACCTGAGATATTCTTAAGCATAGCTTTTACGAGCACAATATTATTCTTACTTACGAATAGTATTAACTTTAAAACAACGTGTTGCGCCTTCCTGTTCCGATCCAGAACGGTCATGATCGGGGGTGGGTTGCACTTGTTGTCGTGTATAATGTTACATATCTTCGAAAGTAATAGTACGGTTTATAGAAACTCGCAAGGAGTAGAAAGAAGGGTATTAGGTGTAACGtgtcaaattatatttataatagctTGCCTGACACTAGGGCTCTGTTACCTCTATGTCTACAGAATGTTGAAAGCCGTCTTGCAGAAGAAGAGCCACACGTATATTCACGGTTTCCAAAATCTGTACCAAGCGATACATATAAATTTAGCAACAGCGTTGCTATTCGTACTTATGGCAGCTCTCCAAATATTCGGTATCTTCAGTATTAATCACGTGAACATGACAAAATTCGATTGGCTGCAGTGGGGATATCAGTTCTCGCTGCGGTTAATCGAGATCAGTGTGGTGGCTCTTATTTCTTGGGTGATAAGTCTCAAAGTGGGCATTGTTGCCTCGCTGCAACATGAGAAAGCGGACGGTCAAAAGATTTCCGGGCTGGGGTTGTTCCCGTGCGCGGGCGGCTCCAGCAACGAGCAGTTCGAATCAGACTACCCCGCCATCTGCAACACTAACACCAACTTGCACACCTACACCCTCCGCACGGGGAAACCCATCTACGAAGGTGCCGGCCATCATCCCAACGTTTCCGACCAGTGCTGCGGCCCGGTCGACCATCCTCGCTTCCAGCTGAACACGTTAGCCCCCGGCTGTGACAACGCTTCTGGAACCGAGAACTACTCCGGCCACAGTTCCATAGGGAACGCGGGCCACAGCAGTTCCACCGAGTCCAGCAACGCCACCTCCAGCCAGGGTGTGACCAACCACTTGATCAAGCACCACCCAAGCGTGGCGTACAACGGCATTGAGTGTGCGTCAGACGACCACTACTCCAACTGTGACCCCGCGATGCAGTCGCTGCAGGGCGACGACCCCCTGGACCACGAATACAACGTGATTCAGTACGGCAGCAACAGCGACTTCATCCGGGACATCAAGAACCAGAACTACACGAGCGCGTCCAACCGCAGCTCGCACAACTTTAAGCACATGTCGTACGACCGCGTGTCCTCGCGCACCAACAGCAACCCTCGAAAGAAACACCGGCCTAAGAACAAGAACGTTCAGAACTGTATGACGATGGGCTACGAGCCGTCCGTGAGCCACCACTACCACCAGCCCCACTTGCCGGACGAGTACGGCAACTACAACGCCGAGGGCGCGTCCTACCACGCCTCCGGGATTCAAACTCTGAACCCCAACAGGAGTTACGAGGTGCGAAGCTCGCAGCGTCGCAACTCTCCCTCCGCCTCAATAGTCAACTCCAGCGGGAGTCAGAAGCGAGGCAAGGGTAACGGGTTCCCCGATCGACCCAAGTCGACAGATCTGTACGGTTTCGAAGAAGATCCAAACGAGAGAAGCTATCCTGTAGGAAGCCCTCAGCCCGCTCCCCGAAACTGTTATGAGTATTCCCAGCCGCAGGACGACATCGGTCCGAACGAACCGGCCGGAACCATGCTGGTGGCCCAGGACGGCTTCGTTCGCTTCAGGCCGTTGGAAGACGGACCCTCGCAAACCTGA
- the LOC126974653 gene encoding uncharacterized protein LOC126974653 isoform X2, which yields MILYISLCFILVVLADPLPGKHVPLESYESELEREHALPTSVPNADILKTNSNPTYHKPRPPAHHGASLLAGLGAAPSYAPPGRTLITPPLPPQYRNPFADRPTLRGTNTDGNSYVNRRPIPPPSLGAGHERIPIRPPGQETSSPQVPAPPPAPPAPPVPPVGLEPQKKKALNTPSHKPDELEIEKHGTDQANFTDFVPNSLNIPTISRILSGSNGRKEDIPDVLLRTVTAKPHHSQEKTSKNDIYVTKDSSVTLSDSSRDASTEGALAVLDPEMNNLDRPLIIDQNGETNTKRNLQYATNRSDRNDSRKEYTPATTVGFVLKDPEMSTERYHNLANVNSDKKILKQDTKSPGLVQRPGVTWPFAWNVHIYLATVMFTILAVYSIFKIICYNKFTHLFTQYYFIILHLILVFVCLMRIFYMCYDPYNINNSLPVFISEILLHIPEIFLSIAFTSTILFLLTNSINFKTTCCAFLFRSRTVMIGGGLHLLSCIMLHIFESNSTVYRNSQGVERRVLGVTCQIIFIIACLTLGLCYLYVYRMLKAVLQKKSHTYIHGFQNLYQAIHINLATALLFVLMAALQIFGIFSINHVNMTKFDWLQWGYQFSLRLIEISVVALISWVISLKVGIVASLQHEKADGQKISGLGLFPCAGGSSNEQFESDYPAICNTNTNLHTYTLRTGKPIYEGAGHHPNVSDQCCGPVDHPRFQLNTLAPGCDNASGTENYSGHSSIGNAGHSSSTESSNATSSQGVTNHLIKHHPSVAYNGIECASDDHYSNCDPAMQSLQGDDPLDHEYNVIQYGSNSDFIRDIKNQNYTSASNRSSHNFKHMSYDRVSSRTNSNPRKKHRPKNKNVQNCMTMGYEPSVSHHYHQPHLPDEYGNYNAEGASYHASGIQTLNPNRSYEVRSSQRRNSPSASIVNSSGSQKRGKGNGFPDRPKSTDLYGFEEDPNERSYPVGSPQPAPRNCYEYSQPQDDIGPNEPAGTMLVAQDGFVRFRPLEDGPSQT from the exons GCCGCCGGCGCACCACGGCGCGTCGCTCCTGGCCGGTCTGGGCGCTGCGCCCTCGTACGCCCCGCCCGGCCGGACGCTCATCACACCGCCGCTGCCGCCCCAGTACCGCAACCCCTTCGCGGACCGCCCCACGCTCAGAG GCACCAACACAGATGGCAACAGTTACGTAAACCGGCGCCCCATTCCTCCGCCTTCCCTCGGCGCCGGACACGAGAGGATACCCATCAGACCTCCAGGACAG GAAACCTCGTCGCCGCAAGTGCCGGCCCCTCCCCCCGCACCGCCCGCGCCACCTGTCCCTCCGGTGGGACTTGAACCGCAGAAGAAAAAAGCTTTAAACACCCCCAGCCACAAG CCGGATGAACTGGAGATTGAGAAGCATGGAACTGATCAGGCTAACTTTACGGACTTCGTGCCCAATTCTCTCAACATCCCCACGATATCCAGGATACTCTCCGGCTCCAACGGCAGGAAGGAAGATATCCCGGACGTGCTCCTCAGAACTGTCACCGCCAAACCTCATCACAGTCAGGAGAAAACATCCAAGAACGATATATACGTCACTAAAGATTCTAGTGTCACTCTTAGTGATTCCAGTAGAGACGCGTCTACCGAAGGCGCGCTGGCTGTTCTAGATCCCGAGATGAATAATTTAGATAGGCCGCTCATTATAGATCAGAATGGTGAAACAAACACCAAAAGGAACTTACAATATGCGACCAACAGGTCAGATAGAAATGATAGTAGGAAAGAGTACACGCCGGCGACGACAGTGGGTTTCGTACTAAAAGACCCAGAAATGTCCACGGAGAGGTACCACAACTTGGCTAATGTGAATTCAgataaaaagatattaaaacaAGATACGAAAAGTCCAGGACTGGTTCAGAGGCCGGGAGTGACGTGGCCTTTCGCTTGGAACGTGCACATATACCTGGCCACGGTGATGTTTACGATACTCGCGGTGTATTCTATATTTAAGATTATCTGCTATAATAAGTTCACGCATCTCTTCACGCAGtactatttcataatattacatttgattttGGTGTTCGTCTGTCTCATGAGGATATTCTACATGTGCTACGAcccttataatattaataattcactGCCGGTGTTCATAAGTGAAATTCTATTGCACATACCTGAGATATTCTTAAGCATAGCTTTTACGAGCACAATATTATTCTTACTTACGAATAGTATTAACTTTAAAACAACGTGTTGCGCCTTCCTGTTCCGATCCAGAACGGTCATGATCGGGGGTGGGTTGCACTTGTTGTCGTGTATAATGTTACATATCTTCGAAAGTAATAGTACGGTTTATAGAAACTCGCAAGGAGTAGAAAGAAGGGTATTAGGTGTAACGtgtcaaattatatttataatagctTGCCTGACACTAGGGCTCTGTTACCTCTATGTCTACAGAATGTTGAAAGCCGTCTTGCAGAAGAAGAGCCACACGTATATTCACGGTTTCCAAAATCTGTACCAAGCGATACATATAAATTTAGCAACAGCGTTGCTATTCGTACTTATGGCAGCTCTCCAAATATTCGGTATCTTCAGTATTAATCACGTGAACATGACAAAATTCGATTGGCTGCAGTGGGGATATCAGTTCTCGCTGCGGTTAATCGAGATCAGTGTGGTGGCTCTTATTTCTTGGGTGATAAGTCTCAAAGTGGGCATTGTTGCCTCGCTGCAACATGAGAAAGCGGACGGTCAAAAGATTTCCGGGCTGGGGTTGTTCCCGTGCGCGGGCGGCTCCAGCAACGAGCAGTTCGAATCAGACTACCCCGCCATCTGCAACACTAACACCAACTTGCACACCTACACCCTCCGCACGGGGAAACCCATCTACGAAGGTGCCGGCCATCATCCCAACGTTTCCGACCAGTGCTGCGGCCCGGTCGACCATCCTCGCTTCCAGCTGAACACGTTAGCCCCCGGCTGTGACAACGCTTCTGGAACCGAGAACTACTCCGGCCACAGTTCCATAGGGAACGCGGGCCACAGCAGTTCCACCGAGTCCAGCAACGCCACCTCCAGCCAGGGTGTGACCAACCACTTGATCAAGCACCACCCAAGCGTGGCGTACAACGGCATTGAGTGTGCGTCAGACGACCACTACTCCAACTGTGACCCCGCGATGCAGTCGCTGCAGGGCGACGACCCCCTGGACCACGAATACAACGTGATTCAGTACGGCAGCAACAGCGACTTCATCCGGGACATCAAGAACCAGAACTACACGAGCGCGTCCAACCGCAGCTCGCACAACTTTAAGCACATGTCGTACGACCGCGTGTCCTCGCGCACCAACAGCAACCCTCGAAAGAAACACCGGCCTAAGAACAAGAACGTTCAGAACTGTATGACGATGGGCTACGAGCCGTCCGTGAGCCACCACTACCACCAGCCCCACTTGCCGGACGAGTACGGCAACTACAACGCCGAGGGCGCGTCCTACCACGCCTCCGGGATTCAAACTCTGAACCCCAACAGGAGTTACGAGGTGCGAAGCTCGCAGCGTCGCAACTCTCCCTCCGCCTCAATAGTCAACTCCAGCGGGAGTCAGAAGCGAGGCAAGGGTAACGGGTTCCCCGATCGACCCAAGTCGACAGATCTGTACGGTTTCGAAGAAGATCCAAACGAGAGAAGCTATCCTGTAGGAAGCCCTCAGCCCGCTCCCCGAAACTGTTATGAGTATTCCCAGCCGCAGGACGACATCGGTCCGAACGAACCGGCCGGAACCATGCTGGTGGCCCAGGACGGCTTCGTTCGCTTCAGGCCGTTGGAAGACGGACCCTCGCAAACCTGA